The uncultured Roseibium sp. genome contains a region encoding:
- the rpmA gene encoding 50S ribosomal protein L27, which translates to MAHKKAGGSSRNGRDSAGRRLGIKKYGGEAVIPGNIIARQRGTKWHPGNGVGMGKDHTIFATVEGKVEFQAKANKRTYINVLPVAEAAE; encoded by the coding sequence ATGGCACATAAAAAAGCAGGCGGTTCGTCCCGTAACGGTCGCGATTCCGCAGGTCGCCGTCTCGGCATCAAGAAGTACGGCGGCGAAGCCGTGATTCCGGGCAACATCATTGCACGTCAGCGCGGTACCAAGTGGCATCCGGGTAACGGTGTCGGTATGGGCAAGGACCATACGATCTTTGCGACCGTGGAAGGCAAGGTGGAGTTCCAGGCGAAGGCCAACAAGCGAACCTACATCAATGTGCTCCCGGTAGCGGAAGCAGCGGAGTAA
- a CDS encoding 50S ribosomal protein L21 — protein sequence MFAVIKTGGKQYTVAADDLLKVEKLDAEAGSTVTFDEVLMVGNGTDTTIGAPLVDGASVVAEVVDQGRNRKIIVFKKRRRQNSRRRNGHRQAFTLVKVTDILTGGAKPAKAAAPKKAAAPKAEAEAKTEEAAAPAAAAAPAGEADDLKKLNGLGPAIAKKLVEAGITTFAQIAAMTDEDVARVEEELSLKGRFERDNWIEQAKEMAGK from the coding sequence ATGTTCGCAGTGATCAAGACCGGCGGCAAGCAGTACACCGTTGCCGCAGACGACCTCCTGAAGGTCGAAAAACTCGATGCCGAAGCCGGCAGCACCGTCACCTTCGACGAAGTGCTCATGGTCGGAAACGGCACGGACACCACCATCGGCGCGCCGCTCGTTGACGGAGCCAGCGTCGTTGCGGAAGTGGTCGATCAGGGCCGCAACCGCAAGATCATCGTTTTCAAGAAGCGCCGCCGTCAGAATTCCCGGCGCCGCAACGGCCATCGTCAGGCTTTCACCCTCGTCAAGGTGACCGACATCCTGACCGGTGGTGCCAAGCCCGCCAAGGCTGCAGCGCCGAAGAAGGCCGCCGCTCCGAAGGCTGAGGCCGAGGCAAAGACCGAAGAAGCAGCCGCGCCGGCTGCAGCCGCAGCGCCGGCAGGCGAAGCGGACGACCTGAAGAAGCTGAACGGACTGGGTCCGGCGATTGCCAAGAAGCTCGTTGAAGCCGGCATCACCACCTTCGCCCAGATCGCAGCAATGACGGACGAAGATGTCGCCCGCGTTGAAGAAGAGCTCTCCCTGAAGGGCCGCTTCGAACGCGACAACTGGATCGAACAGGCCAAGGAAATGGCCGGCAAGTAA
- a CDS encoding response regulator transcription factor — protein MTNKADILLVDDDVLAQLMVEDIVDQLGHRFSYAPDGESARKALTEKDFDLVLLDRRLPDTDGLLLAPLIRDEKKAPFIVLSSLDSSNDQVLGLGMGAIDYVCKPVEPVILSARIKACLAARHKSREQTQFSVGVSLQLDARSRRLSVAGRTETLSPAETRLLVCLIRELGRPCNRMQISIAICGREWVYGDRTIDVLISRLRRRLRGSSAQIITVHGLGYSLIEDG, from the coding sequence ATGACCAACAAAGCTGACATCCTCCTCGTAGATGACGACGTTCTGGCACAGCTCATGGTCGAGGACATCGTCGACCAACTCGGTCACCGCTTCAGCTACGCTCCCGATGGTGAATCCGCCCGCAAGGCACTCACCGAGAAGGACTTCGACCTGGTGCTCCTCGACCGGCGCCTTCCGGACACGGACGGGTTGCTTCTCGCCCCGCTGATACGGGATGAGAAAAAGGCTCCCTTCATTGTCTTGTCGAGCCTCGATTCATCGAACGACCAGGTCCTCGGCCTCGGCATGGGGGCAATCGACTACGTCTGCAAGCCGGTCGAACCCGTCATTCTGAGCGCGCGCATCAAAGCCTGCCTGGCGGCACGCCACAAGTCCCGCGAGCAAACGCAATTTAGCGTCGGTGTTTCGCTGCAACTCGACGCGCGGTCGCGTCGGCTCAGCGTTGCCGGGAGGACGGAAACACTGTCGCCGGCTGAGACACGGCTGCTTGTATGCCTGATCCGGGAACTCGGCCGTCCATGCAACCGGATGCAGATCAGCATTGCCATCTGCGGGCGGGAGTGGGTTTACGGAGATCGCACCATCGATGTTCTGATTTCGCGCTTGCGCCGCCGGCTGCGGGGCAGCAGCGCACAAATCATCACAGTCCACGGTCTCGGTTACAGTCTCATCGAGGATGGATGA
- a CDS encoding ATP-binding protein translates to MPLSTDRLSQILRRESDTLVEETVRLALETGFTDQTSSMRAAWTEATERLNDCIAAYLSDPLRHGHLDGRHNYRSDKRFDALREIAWRHHDSGVPLELNHGLFRLYRRVYLDHLGPLLRAEDGSSGDGSAKQPSLADRLEDFFDEADQAMLAPWAMTGASDAALGDSVRRLTRERDQYFGVIESLRGPVFIAGEDGQLLNANQAALQTFLGLSEAGGLTYRLALQPHRRELQAVIDEIFDIPSERRSAVWLRTEDGSRCFDIRVRGVEDTVYKLDRWQIILLHDVTEHLRAVERARDAENTMSLFLAAMSHEIRGPLHCVLGAADLLEGADPAEAERLVELIGVSARGLNAILENVLSFSRFEHQSPQPRPEPIAIGDALSNFVRMQEILARQQGVPLRLDMVPEEVAGEILLDWSMTQQVIGNLVRNALRHDDGRGVTVRLRTDADALCFRIDDHGPGLPAEVREMLAQGVAELRPRATGREGSGLGLAIALRMTHALGGQITALDTTAGASVEVRLPLVPAEAAPQPSMPRDHGRQYEASCLVVDDDPISGLVTGAMLERLGLSVDHAGDLAQARALCAAQPDAYDYFIVDYRLSDGTGSDFARSLRTDPALRGKPVLLLSANVGVVRDRPEEAEMFTAVLEKPLDAAALAHAIQISTRLPEDTDLLDGLSLSAQRRMAEAFAENWSELRAMLSLETSAARNPTISSRAHKLANGAKIFGLTELAEALRALEDAYETEAPDASALEAARAQVLHHTLASGSPDRVVKDPE, encoded by the coding sequence ATGCCCTTGTCCACTGACCGCTTGTCCCAAATACTGCGCCGCGAGAGCGATACGCTGGTGGAGGAAACGGTGCGTCTCGCGTTGGAGACAGGTTTCACCGACCAGACAAGCTCCATGCGGGCAGCATGGACCGAAGCGACAGAGCGCCTCAACGATTGCATCGCGGCGTATTTGTCCGACCCGCTGCGCCATGGCCACCTCGACGGGCGGCACAACTACCGAAGCGACAAGCGGTTCGACGCGTTGCGGGAAATCGCGTGGCGGCATCACGATTCCGGCGTCCCGCTCGAGCTGAATCATGGGCTGTTCAGGCTCTACCGCCGTGTCTACCTCGATCATCTCGGACCATTGCTGCGCGCCGAAGACGGATCGTCCGGCGACGGCTCAGCGAAGCAGCCTTCCCTCGCAGACCGGCTCGAAGACTTCTTCGACGAGGCGGACCAGGCCATGCTCGCCCCCTGGGCGATGACCGGAGCGAGTGATGCCGCGCTTGGCGACAGTGTTCGCCGCCTTACCCGCGAGCGCGATCAGTATTTCGGGGTCATCGAGAGCCTGCGCGGCCCGGTCTTCATTGCCGGCGAAGACGGTCAGCTCTTGAACGCCAATCAGGCGGCGCTGCAGACGTTTCTTGGCCTGTCCGAGGCCGGTGGCCTCACCTACCGCCTCGCGCTCCAGCCGCATCGCCGCGAACTCCAGGCGGTGATCGACGAGATTTTCGACATCCCCAGCGAACGTCGGAGTGCGGTCTGGCTGCGGACCGAAGACGGCAGCCGCTGTTTCGACATCCGTGTCCGTGGCGTCGAGGATACCGTATACAAGCTGGACCGCTGGCAGATCATCCTGCTGCACGACGTGACCGAGCACCTTCGCGCGGTCGAACGCGCACGCGATGCCGAAAATACCATGTCGCTCTTTCTCGCCGCGATGAGCCACGAGATCCGTGGCCCGCTTCACTGCGTGCTCGGAGCCGCCGATCTTCTGGAGGGGGCCGATCCGGCAGAGGCGGAACGGCTTGTCGAGCTCATAGGGGTCTCGGCCCGCGGCCTCAATGCGATACTTGAAAACGTGCTCAGCTTCTCGCGTTTCGAGCATCAGTCGCCGCAACCGAGGCCAGAGCCTATCGCCATCGGAGACGCGCTCTCGAATTTCGTCCGTATGCAGGAAATCCTCGCCCGGCAGCAGGGCGTCCCGCTTCGGCTCGACATGGTGCCCGAGGAGGTCGCGGGGGAGATCCTGCTTGACTGGTCGATGACCCAACAGGTTATCGGAAACCTGGTCCGGAACGCACTCAGACATGACGACGGCCGGGGCGTGACGGTTCGCCTGCGTACCGATGCCGATGCGTTATGCTTCCGAATTGATGACCACGGGCCCGGCCTGCCCGCGGAAGTCCGTGAGATGCTGGCGCAGGGCGTGGCCGAACTCCGGCCGCGGGCCACCGGGCGCGAAGGTTCGGGGCTCGGGCTCGCCATTGCCCTGCGAATGACCCACGCACTTGGCGGACAGATCACGGCACTCGATACAACAGCCGGCGCGTCGGTCGAGGTCCGGCTGCCGCTGGTTCCTGCCGAAGCCGCTCCGCAGCCTTCCATGCCACGCGACCATGGCCGGCAGTACGAGGCCAGTTGTCTTGTTGTGGATGACGACCCCATCAGCGGGCTCGTGACCGGCGCCATGCTCGAGCGCCTCGGGCTCTCGGTCGATCATGCAGGCGATCTCGCACAGGCAAGAGCGCTCTGTGCGGCCCAGCCCGACGCCTACGACTACTTCATCGTCGACTATCGTCTGTCGGACGGCACAGGGAGCGATTTCGCGCGGTCCCTCCGAACAGACCCTGCGTTGCGGGGAAAACCGGTGCTTTTGTTGAGCGCCAATGTCGGCGTGGTCCGAGACCGACCCGAGGAGGCAGAGATGTTTACTGCCGTCCTCGAAAAACCGCTCGACGCGGCCGCTCTAGCGCATGCGATCCAGATCTCCACACGGCTGCCAGAGGACACGGACCTGCTCGACGGTCTGTCCCTCTCCGCGCAACGGCGCATGGCCGAAGCCTTTGCCGAAAACTGGTCGGAGTTGAGGGCGATGCTCTCTCTGGAGACTTCGGCCGCAAGAAACCCGACGATCTCAAGCCGGGCGCACAAGCTGGCGAACGGCGCCAAGATATTCGGCCTGACTGAGTTGGCGGAGGCGCTGCGCGCACTCGAAGATGCATACGAAACCGAGGCGCCGGACGCCTCCGCGCTCGAAGCGGCACGGGCGCAGGTGTTGCACCACACCCTGGCGTCAGGTTCGCCGGACCGCGTTGTGAAAGACCCGGAATGA
- a CDS encoding c-type cytochrome, with translation MLTSPWTWSAVHPARDLPGLEGADLANGRFVFLASDCATCHATPGQDDETVLGGGRVLDTQFGVFHMPNISPDKEQGIGDWTLAEFDRALRQGVGPDGLLPDGQNLYPAFPYTSYQRLTGEDVRDLYAYMMTLSPEADKVPEHELKFPFNIRRGVGVWRLAFLDGKPFEPGPVPGGVDESAYHKGAYLVEGAGHCAECHSPRGFMGNVIAAQRYGGGPNTDGTGYFPNITPDETGIGFWATASIANYLHTGVSPIGRAADGDMAEVIENTSQLPFEDVQAMALYIKHLPAVDKPAPGTPEPNYTDHLVMLDNVIAAAPDLPTSPASDIAQGAQATVVGTKDVWLDAADVDSGSEEDGKLLGGALATVVARDGDKAELRLKGWQMTDAPSVVYQAKGQRVMMAVLSDVAADAVQRGAPETDADTGQSWVPVEITLWSDATDLNAHRDAVWAYSQDAFQKACSACHVLPQKTHFTANQWIGTMKAMRRFTSFSDDQYRLILAYVQNHSKDLNTSDGAVE, from the coding sequence GTGTTGACGTCTCCCTGGACCTGGTCAGCCGTCCATCCCGCCCGCGATCTTCCCGGGCTTGAGGGCGCCGACCTCGCAAACGGACGCTTCGTCTTCCTTGCGTCGGATTGTGCCACCTGCCACGCCACGCCCGGACAGGACGACGAAACGGTCCTTGGCGGCGGGCGCGTGCTCGATACGCAGTTCGGCGTGTTCCACATGCCGAATATTTCGCCGGACAAGGAACAGGGAATTGGCGACTGGACGCTGGCGGAGTTCGACCGTGCGCTGCGTCAGGGTGTCGGGCCGGACGGTCTGTTGCCGGATGGGCAGAACCTCTATCCCGCGTTCCCCTACACTTCCTACCAGCGGCTGACCGGCGAAGACGTCCGCGACCTCTATGCCTACATGATGACATTGTCGCCCGAAGCCGACAAGGTGCCCGAGCACGAGCTGAAGTTCCCTTTCAATATCCGCCGAGGCGTCGGCGTCTGGCGTCTTGCCTTTCTCGACGGAAAGCCGTTCGAGCCCGGTCCGGTCCCCGGAGGGGTGGACGAGTCGGCCTACCATAAGGGGGCCTATCTGGTCGAAGGCGCGGGCCACTGTGCCGAATGCCATTCGCCGCGCGGGTTCATGGGGAACGTGATCGCAGCGCAGCGCTATGGCGGCGGACCGAATACCGACGGCACCGGCTATTTCCCCAACATCACGCCGGACGAGACCGGAATCGGTTTCTGGGCCACGGCGTCGATCGCGAACTATCTGCACACGGGTGTAAGCCCGATCGGGCGGGCTGCCGACGGGGACATGGCCGAAGTCATCGAGAACACGTCACAGCTGCCCTTCGAGGACGTGCAGGCCATGGCGCTCTATATCAAGCACCTGCCCGCCGTCGACAAACCAGCGCCCGGAACCCCCGAGCCGAACTATACCGACCACCTGGTGATGCTCGATAACGTCATCGCGGCCGCACCCGACCTGCCGACCTCGCCCGCCTCGGATATTGCCCAGGGCGCGCAGGCGACCGTGGTCGGCACCAAGGATGTCTGGCTTGACGCGGCCGACGTCGACAGCGGGTCTGAAGAGGACGGAAAGCTGCTGGGCGGCGCGCTTGCCACGGTCGTGGCGCGTGATGGGGACAAGGCCGAACTGCGGCTCAAGGGCTGGCAGATGACCGATGCCCCGTCGGTGGTCTATCAGGCCAAGGGCCAGCGGGTGATGATGGCGGTTCTGTCGGATGTGGCCGCCGATGCCGTCCAGCGCGGCGCGCCCGAGACCGATGCCGATACGGGCCAGTCCTGGGTTCCGGTCGAGATCACGCTCTGGTCGGATGCGACCGATCTGAACGCCCATCGCGATGCGGTGTGGGCCTACAGCCAGGACGCGTTCCAGAAAGCCTGTTCCGCCTGTCACGTCCTGCCGCAGAAGACGCATTTCACGGCGAACCAGTGGATCGGCACGATGAAGGCGATGCGCCGCTTCACCTCCTTCAGCGATGATCAGTATCGCCTGATCCTGGCCTATGTGCAGAACCATTCGAAGGATCTCAACACGAGTGACGGAGCAGTCGAATGA